A stretch of Equus przewalskii isolate Varuska chromosome 11, EquPr2, whole genome shotgun sequence DNA encodes these proteins:
- the RAB1B gene encoding ras-related protein Rab-1B: MFAPARRGRGLWGGAATILEREAEQSRLGATERAAAAAMNPEYDYLFKLLLIGDSGVGKSCLLLRFADDTYTESYISTIGVDFKIRTIELDGKTIKLQIWDTAGQERFRTITSSYYRGAHGIIVVYDVTDQESYANVKQWLQEIDRYASENVNKLLVGNKSDLTTKKVVDNTTAKEFADSLGIPFLETSAKNATNVEQAFMTMAAEIKKRMGPGAASGGERPNLKIDSTPVKPAGGGCC; encoded by the exons ATGTTTGCGCCTGCGCGTCGCGGGCGGGGCCTCTGGGGCGGAGCAGCCACCATCTTGGAACGGGAGGCGGAGCAGAGCCGACTGGGAGCGACCGAGCGGGCCGCTGCCGCCGCCATGAACCCCGAATA TGACTACCTGTTTAAGCTGCTTTTGATTGGTGACTCGGGCGTGGGCAAGTCGTGCCTGCTCCTGCGGTTTGCT GATGACACATACACAGAGAGCTACATCAGCACCATCGGGGTGGACTTCAAGATCCGAACTATTGAGCTGGATGGCAAAACCATCAAACTTCAGATC TGGGACACAGCTGGTCAGGAGCGGTTCCGGACTATCACTTCCAGCTACTACCGGGGGGCTCATGGCATCATCGTGGTGTACGACGTCACTGACCAG GAATCCTATGCCAACGTGAAGCAGTGGTTACAGGAGATCGACCGCTATGCCAGTGAGAACGTCAATAAGCTCCTGGTGGGCAACAAGAGCGACCTCACCACCAAGAAAGTGGTGGATAACACCACGGCCAAG GAGTTCGCAGACTCTCTGGGCATCCCCTTCCTGGAGACGAGTGCCAAGAATGCTACAAACGTAGAGCAGGCGTTCATGACTATGGCTGCTGAGATCAAAAAGCGGatggggcctggggcagcctcGGGGGGTGAGCGGCCCAACCTCAAGATCGACAGCACCCCCGTGAAGCCCGCTGGTGGCGGCTGTTGCTAG
- the YIF1A gene encoding protein YIF1A: MAYHSGYGAHGSKHRARTAPDPPPLFDDTSGGYSSQPGGYPAPGADVAFNVNHLLGDPMANVAMAYGSSIASHGKDMVHKELHRFVSVNKLKYFFAVDTAYVAKKLGLLVFPYTHQNWEVQYSRDAPLPPRRDLNAPDLYIPTMAFITYVLLAGIALGIQKRFSPEVLGLCASTALVWVVMEVLALLLGIYLATVRSDLSTFHLLAYSGYKYVGMILSVLTGLLFGSDGYYVALAWTSSALMYFLVRSLRTAALGPDSMGGSAPRQRLQLYLTLGAAAFQPLIIYWLTFHLVR; the protein is encoded by the exons ATGGCTTATCATTCGGGCTACGGAGCCCATG GCTCCAAGCACAGGGCTCGCACAGCTCCGGATCCCCCTCCCCTCTTCGATGACACCAGCGGTGGTTACTCCAGCCAACCAGGGGGATACCCAGCCCCAGGAGCCGATGTGGCCTTCAATGTCAACCACTTGCTTGGGGACCCAATGGCCAACGTGGCTATGGCCTATGGCAGCTCCATCGCATCCCATGGGAAGGACATGGTGCACAAGGAG ctGCACCGTTTTGTGTCTGTGAACAAACTGAAGTATTTTTTTGCTGTGGACACAGCCTATGTGGCGAAGAAGCTAGGGCTACTGGTCTTCCCCTACACACACCAG AACTGGGAAGTGCAGTACAGTCGTGATGCGCCTCTGCCCCCGCGGCGAGACCTCAACGCCCCAGACCTCTATATCCCTA CAATGGCCTTCATCACCTACGTGTTGCTGGCTGGGATAGCACTGGGCATTCAGAAAAG GTTTTCCCCAGAGGTGCTGGGCCTGTGTGCCAGCACGGCGCTGGTGTGGGTCGTGATGGAGGTGCTAGCCCTGCTCCTGGGCATCTACCTGGCCACCGTGCGCAGTGACCTGAGCACCTTCCACCTGCTGGCCTACAGCGGCTACAAATACGTGGG GATGATCCTCAGTGTACTCACAGGGCTGCTGTTCGGCAGCGATGGCTATTACGTGGCATTGGCCTGGACTTCGTCTGCGCTCATGTACTTCCTT gtACGCTCTTTGCGAACAGCAGCCCTAGGTCCCGACAGCATGGGGGGCTCAGCCCCCCGGCAGCGTCTCCAGCTCTACCTGACTCTGGGAGCTGCAGCCTTCCAGCCCCTCATCATATACTGGCTGACCTTCCACCTGGTCCGGTGA
- the TMEM151A gene encoding transmembrane protein 151A produces the protein MPEDGGGDGGEVPALIPDGEPLREEQRPLKQSLGSSLCRESHWKCLLLTLLIHACGAVVAWCRLATVPRLVLGPEAALARGAGGPPPTYPASPCSDGYLYIPLAFVSLLYLLYLAECWHCHVRSCQAPRTDANTVLALIRRLQQAPPCVWWKATSYHYVRRTRQITRYRNGDAYTTTQVYHERADSRTARGEFDYSAHGVRDVSKELVGLADHAATRLRFTKCFSFGSAEAEASYLTQRARFFSANEGLDDYLEAREGMHLKDVDFRDSLMVFADPRSPPWYARAWVFWLVSAATLSWPLRVVAAYGTAHVHYQVEKLFGATSPPPGAVPSGPPLSRVATVDFTELEWHICSNRQLVPSYSEAVVMGAGSGAYLRGCQRCRRSVSSNSLPPARPSGPRLPFSRSRLSLGAGGRATPGVFRSLSGGPLGRRGEDTEPLESPPCYEDALYFPVLIVHGDSGCQGDGQGAL, from the exons ATGCCCGAGGACGGCGGTGGCGACGGCGGGGAGGTGCCCGCGCTCATCCCGGACGGCGAGCCGCTGCGGGAGGAG CAGCGGCCCCTGAAACAGTCCTTGGGAAGCTCCCTGTGCCGCGAGTCGCACTGGAAGTGCCTGCTCCTCACGCTGCTCATCCATGCCTGCGGCGCCGTGGTGGCCTGGTGTCGCCTGGCCACCGTGCCACGGCTGGTCCTGGGCCCGGAGGCAGCCCTGGCCCGCGGGGCTGGGGGCCCGCCGCCCACCTACCCAGCCAGCCCCTGCTCCGATGGCTACCTGTACATCCCGCTGGCCTTCGTCTCCCTCCTCTACCTCCTCTACCTGGCTGAGTGCTGGCACTGTCACGTGCGGTCCTGCCAGGCGCCGCGCACCGACGCCAACACCGTGCTCGCCCTGATCCGCCGGCTGCAGCAGGCGCCGCCGTGCGTCTGGTGGAAGGCCACGAGCTACCACTATGTGCGGCGCACGCGCCAGATCACGCGCTACCGGAACGGCGACGCCTACACCACCACGCAGGTCTACCACGAGCGGGCCGACAGCCGCACGGCCCGGGGCGAGTTTGACTACTCGGCGCACGGCGTGCGCGATGTCTCCAAGGAGCTCGTGGGCCTGGCCGACCACGCGGCCACGCGGCTGCGCTTCACCAAATGCTTCAGCTTCGGCAGCGCCGAGGCCGAGGCTTCGTACCTCACCCAGCGCGCGCGCTTCTTCAGTGCCAACGAGGGCCTGGACGACTACCTGGAGGCCCGGGAGGGCATGCACCTGAAGGACGTGGACTTCCGCGACTCGCTCATGGTCTTCGCCGACCCCCGCAGCCCGCCCTGGTACGCGCGCGCCTGGGTCTTCTGGCTCGTGTCGGCGGCCACGCTGTCCTGGCCGCTGCGCGTCGTGGCCGCCTACGGCACGGCCCACGTGCACTACCAGGTGGAGAAGCTTTTCGGCGCCACCTCGCCGCCCCCGGGGGCCGTGCCCAGCGGGCCCCCGCTCTCCCGCGTGGCCACGGTGGACTTCACCGAGCTCGAGTGGCACATCTGCTCCAACCGGCAGCTGGTGCCCAGCTACTCTGAGGCCGTGGTCATGGGCGCGGGCTCCGGGGCCTACCTCCGCGGCTGCCAGCGCTGCCGCCGCTCGGTCAGCAGCAACTCGCTGCCCCCCGCCCGGCCCAGCGGGCCCCGCCTGCCCTTCAGCCGCAGCCGCctctccctgggggctgggggccgggccaCGCCTGGGGTCTTCCGCAGCCTGAGCGGAGGGCCGCTGGGGCGCCGTGGGGAGGACACGGAGCCCCTGGAAAGCCCGCCGTGCTACGAGGATGCCCTTTACTTCCCGGTGCTCATTGTCCACGGTGACAGCGGCTGCCAGGGGGACGGGCAGGGTGCGCTCTGA
- the CNIH2 gene encoding protein cornichon homolog 2, producing MAFTFAAFCYMLTLVLCASLIFFVIWHIIAFDELRTDFKNPIDQGNPARARERLKNIERICCLLRKLVVPEYSIHGLFCLMFLCAAEWVTLGLNIPLLFYHLWRYFHRPADGSEVMYDAVSIMNADILNYCQKESWCKLAFYLLSFFYYLYSMVYTLVSF from the exons ATGGCGTTCACCTTCGCCGCGTTCTGCTACATGCTCACCCTGGTGCTGTGCGCCTCCCTCATCTTCTTTGTCATCTGGCAC ATCATAGCCTTTGACGAGCTGCGGACCGACTTCAAGAACCCCATTGACCAGGGGAACCCAGCGCGGGCA CGCGAGCGTTTAAAAAACATCGAACGCATCTGCTGCCTCCTGAGGAAG CTGGTGGTCCCAGAATACTCCATCCACGGCCTCTTCTGTCTGATGTTTCTGTGTGCAGCAGAGTGGGTGACCCTGGGCCTCAACATCCCCCTTCTCTTCTACCACCTCTGGAG GTACTTCCACCGCCCTGCGGATGGCTCTGAGGTCATGTATGATGCGGTCTCCATCATGAATGCTGACATCCTCAACTACTGCCAGAAGGAGTCCTGGTGCAAACTCGCCTTCTACCTGCTCTCCTTCTTCTATTACCTGTACAG TATGGTTTATACGTTGGTGAGTTTCTAA